The Hyphomonas sediminis genome contains a region encoding:
- a CDS encoding zf-TFIIB domain-containing protein gives MKCPVDDETLVMAERNGVEIDYCPKCRGVWLDRGELDKIIDRAATVIPAPAPHPEAHRPEHYRDEDRSHRYDDDDDWKYRKGKRHRRDSFLSDLFDF, from the coding sequence GTGAAATGTCCCGTCGATGATGAAACCCTGGTCATGGCTGAGCGCAATGGCGTCGAGATCGACTATTGCCCGAAGTGCCGCGGCGTCTGGCTGGACCGCGGCGAACTCGACAAGATCATTGACCGCGCCGCTACCGTCATCCCCGCCCCGGCGCCACATCCAGAAGCCCACCGCCCGGAACACTACCGCGATGAAGACCGCAGCCATCGCTATGACGATGACGACGACTGGAAATACCGGAAAGGCAAGCGCCACAGGCGCGACAGCTTCCTGAGCGACCTGTTCGACTTCTGA
- a CDS encoding fructose bisphosphate aldolase, whose amino-acid sequence MTNADMAKQVAEKPGFIAALDQSGGSTPKALRLYGVQEDAYSNDEEMYALIHQMRARIIKSPAFTGEKVVGAILFERTMDGEIDGIPTAEYLWTKRNVVPFLKVDKGLADEKDGVQLMKPMPELDALLERAVAKGIFGTKMRSVINAANAEGIAAVVAQQFDVGRQILGHGLMPIIEPEVTITIADKAEAEEILLAEILKQLDALGHDKQVMLKLSLPTKANLYKPLVDHPRVMRVVALSGGYSREEANNKLAANTGIIASFSRALTEGLSAQQADSDFDAVLADTIDCICEASKAG is encoded by the coding sequence ATGACAAACGCAGACATGGCAAAGCAGGTTGCCGAAAAGCCTGGCTTTATCGCAGCTCTTGACCAGTCGGGCGGCTCCACGCCGAAAGCCCTGCGCCTCTACGGCGTTCAGGAAGACGCCTACTCCAACGACGAGGAAATGTACGCCCTCATCCACCAGATGCGCGCCCGCATCATCAAATCGCCGGCCTTCACCGGTGAGAAAGTCGTCGGCGCAATCCTGTTCGAGCGCACGATGGATGGCGAGATCGACGGTATTCCGACCGCTGAATATCTCTGGACGAAGCGCAACGTTGTTCCCTTCCTGAAAGTCGACAAAGGCCTCGCCGACGAGAAAGACGGCGTGCAGCTGATGAAGCCGATGCCTGAGCTGGACGCCCTGCTCGAGCGCGCCGTTGCCAAAGGCATCTTCGGCACCAAGATGCGCTCGGTCATCAACGCCGCAAACGCCGAAGGCATTGCTGCTGTCGTCGCTCAGCAATTCGATGTCGGCCGCCAGATTCTCGGCCATGGCCTGATGCCGATCATCGAGCCGGAAGTGACCATCACCATCGCCGACAAGGCTGAAGCCGAAGAGATTCTCCTCGCTGAGATCCTGAAACAACTCGACGCCCTTGGCCATGACAAGCAGGTCATGCTGAAGCTGTCGCTGCCGACCAAAGCCAACCTCTACAAGCCGCTGGTCGACCATCCCCGCGTGATGCGCGTTGTCGCCCTGTCGGGTGGCTACAGCCGCGAAGAAGCCAACAACAAGCTCGCCGCGAACACGGGCATCATCGCCTCCTTCTCGCGCGCGCTGACCGAAGGTCTCTCCGCCCAGCAGGCTGACAGCGATTTTGATGCCGTGCTCGCCGACACGATCGACTGCATCTGCGAAGCTTCCAAGGCCGGCTGA
- a CDS encoding phosphoglycerate kinase produces MPSFKRIADAGNLTGKVALVRVDFNVPMENGLVTDDTRLRAAVDTVQSLRTAGAKVALLAHFGRPKGERVAEMSLAPVAGAFSKVLGANVSFIADCKGDHVKQAIADLPPAGVILLENTRYYKGEEKGDPELAREIAALGDIYVNDAFSAAHRRHVSTAVLAEILPAYAGVTMEAELDALDKALGAPQRPVMAIVGGAKVSSKIDLLKNLVSKVDMLAIGGGMANTFLAADGVNVGKSLCEHDLAPTVREIQAAAKAAGCEILLPKDVVVTKEFKAHADNRVCGLGEIGADEMVLDAGPQTIVYLSDALARAKTAIWNGPLGAFELQPFDTATVKVAEAAASLAKSGKLIAVAGGGDTVAALNHAGVSGDFTFISTAGGAFLEWMEGKELPGVEALLK; encoded by the coding sequence ATGCCCTCGTTCAAACGTATCGCCGACGCAGGCAACCTCACTGGCAAGGTTGCGCTCGTTCGTGTCGACTTCAACGTCCCCATGGAAAATGGTCTGGTGACTGACGATACGCGCCTGCGGGCTGCCGTCGATACAGTTCAGTCCCTGCGCACAGCAGGCGCCAAGGTGGCCTTGCTCGCCCATTTCGGCCGCCCCAAGGGCGAGCGCGTTGCCGAAATGAGCCTGGCGCCCGTCGCCGGCGCATTCTCCAAGGTGCTCGGCGCCAATGTCAGCTTCATCGCAGACTGCAAGGGTGATCACGTCAAACAGGCCATTGCCGACCTGCCGCCCGCCGGCGTGATCCTCCTGGAAAACACCCGCTATTATAAAGGCGAGGAAAAAGGCGATCCCGAGCTGGCCAGGGAAATCGCTGCTCTTGGCGACATCTACGTCAACGACGCCTTCTCCGCCGCTCACCGCCGCCACGTTTCCACTGCGGTTCTGGCAGAGATCCTGCCTGCCTATGCAGGCGTGACGATGGAAGCCGAACTCGACGCACTCGACAAAGCCCTTGGCGCGCCCCAGCGCCCGGTGATGGCGATTGTCGGCGGCGCGAAGGTCTCTTCCAAGATCGACCTCCTGAAAAACCTCGTCTCGAAGGTGGACATGCTCGCCATTGGCGGCGGCATGGCCAACACTTTCCTCGCCGCAGATGGCGTCAATGTCGGCAAGTCGCTCTGTGAGCATGACCTGGCCCCGACTGTCCGCGAGATCCAGGCCGCTGCCAAGGCTGCCGGCTGCGAAATCCTTCTACCCAAGGATGTCGTCGTGACGAAGGAGTTCAAGGCGCATGCGGACAATCGCGTCTGCGGCCTGGGTGAAATCGGCGCCGATGAAATGGTGCTCGATGCCGGCCCGCAAACCATCGTATATCTCTCCGACGCCCTCGCCCGCGCGAAAACGGCGATCTGGAATGGCCCGCTGGGCGCCTTCGAGCTTCAGCCCTTCGACACGGCAACGGTGAAAGTCGCTGAAGCGGCCGCCAGCCTCGCCAAGAGCGGCAAGCTGATCGCGGTCGCCGGCGGCGGCGACACGGTCGCAGCCCTCAACCATGCCGGTGTCAGCGGCGATTTCACCTTCATCTCCACCGCCGGCGGCGCCTTCCTCGAATGGATGGAAGGCAAGGAACTGCCGGGCGTTGAGGCGCTCCTGAAATAG
- the gap gene encoding type I glyceraldehyde-3-phosphate dehydrogenase encodes MTVRVAINGFGRIGRLVLRSIIEHGRTDIEVVAINDLGPVETNAHLLRFDSIHGRFPADVTVDGDKIVINGKPILVTAIRDPKDLPHRELDVDIAMECTGIFTSKDKASAHLAAGAKRVLVSAPADGADLTVVYGVNHDKLKKEHMVVSNASCTTNCLAPVAAVLHKAVGIEKGMMTTIHSYTNDQPSLDQMHKDLYRGRAAALSMIPTSTGAAKAVGLVLPELKGKLDGISVRVPTPNVSVVDLKFVAKKATTVEEINAAIKAAADAGPLKDILGYTEVPNVSVDFIHDNRSSIFHLDQTKVMDGNFVSIMTWYDNEWGFSTRMADTAIALAKLI; translated from the coding sequence ATGACCGTTCGTGTTGCAATCAACGGGTTCGGCCGCATTGGCCGTCTGGTTCTGCGCTCGATTATCGAGCACGGCCGTACCGACATTGAAGTCGTGGCCATTAACGATCTGGGCCCGGTTGAGACCAATGCGCACCTGCTGCGTTTTGACTCGATCCATGGTCGTTTCCCCGCAGACGTGACGGTCGACGGTGACAAGATTGTCATCAACGGCAAGCCGATCCTCGTGACCGCGATCCGCGACCCGAAAGACCTGCCCCACCGCGAACTCGACGTAGACATTGCGATGGAGTGCACCGGCATCTTCACCAGCAAGGACAAGGCTTCGGCTCACCTTGCTGCTGGCGCAAAGCGCGTGCTCGTCTCGGCCCCCGCTGACGGCGCAGACCTGACGGTCGTGTACGGCGTGAACCACGACAAGCTCAAGAAAGAGCACATGGTCGTCTCCAACGCCTCGTGCACCACGAACTGTCTCGCCCCGGTCGCCGCTGTCCTGCACAAGGCCGTCGGCATCGAAAAAGGCATGATGACGACCATCCATTCGTACACGAATGACCAGCCCTCGCTCGACCAGATGCACAAGGATCTCTACCGTGGCCGCGCCGCTGCGCTCTCGATGATCCCGACCTCGACCGGCGCTGCCAAGGCTGTCGGCCTCGTTCTGCCGGAACTCAAAGGCAAGCTCGACGGCATTTCCGTCCGCGTACCCACGCCGAACGTGTCGGTCGTCGACCTGAAATTCGTCGCCAAAAAGGCCACGACCGTCGAAGAAATCAACGCTGCCATCAAGGCAGCGGCTGACGCCGGCCCGTTGAAAGACATCCTCGGCTACACCGAAGTTCCGAACGTCTCGGTCGACTTCATCCACGACAACCGCTCTTCGATCTTCCACCTCGATCAGACCAAGGTGATGGATGGAAACTTCGTCTCCATCATGACCTGGTATGACAACGAGTGGGGCTTCTCGACCCGTATGGCCGACACCGCCATCGCGCTTGCGAAGCTGATCTGA
- a CDS encoding DMT family transporter: MTMPSTPAVAASRRPAIVWLIFIALTILWAGAYGLTRIAVGKDTGAGLPPEWVLPGRLTGGAIFLLLLMLATGKRLPPLSDRRRWGVIVAMGIAGSLVPFFLITVAQQSVDSSLAALYTAAAPVFVVLGATFFFADERMTRNTGLGILCGFAGVVALFGPEAVQHFGSASMTAQLLLLMATLSFSASTLIARAAPTMDAIPMAAGFVSVSAVLSWPLVFTVDKAAVSADWHHWLAVAGLGLGPSGIAQALYMALIARAGATFQSLTGYSVPVAGAAFGWLFFRETQSWNAALAFGLILGGVWLARRGGRGRQG, from the coding sequence ATGACAATGCCCTCGACGCCGGCGGTCGCAGCATCCCGGCGCCCCGCAATCGTCTGGCTAATCTTCATCGCGCTGACGATCCTGTGGGCGGGCGCCTACGGCCTGACCCGGATTGCCGTGGGCAAGGACACGGGCGCCGGCCTGCCGCCAGAATGGGTGTTGCCCGGCCGGCTGACCGGGGGCGCCATCTTCCTGCTGCTCCTGATGCTGGCGACGGGAAAACGCCTGCCGCCACTCAGCGACCGGCGCCGCTGGGGCGTCATCGTGGCGATGGGGATCGCCGGATCGCTGGTCCCGTTCTTCCTGATTACCGTGGCCCAGCAGAGCGTCGATTCGAGCCTGGCGGCCCTCTACACGGCCGCTGCGCCGGTCTTTGTGGTGCTGGGGGCAACCTTTTTCTTCGCCGATGAACGGATGACGCGGAATACCGGCCTCGGAATTCTCTGCGGTTTTGCCGGGGTGGTGGCCCTGTTCGGGCCAGAAGCCGTGCAGCATTTCGGATCGGCCAGCATGACAGCGCAGCTGCTGCTCCTCATGGCGACACTGTCCTTTTCGGCCAGCACGCTGATTGCGCGGGCAGCCCCGACGATGGACGCGATCCCGATGGCGGCAGGGTTTGTCTCGGTTTCGGCAGTGCTTTCCTGGCCGCTCGTGTTTACCGTGGATAAGGCCGCCGTTTCAGCCGATTGGCACCATTGGCTGGCCGTGGCGGGTCTGGGGCTGGGCCCGTCTGGCATCGCCCAGGCGCTCTACATGGCCCTGATTGCCCGGGCAGGGGCAACGTTCCAGTCGCTGACGGGCTATTCTGTACCTGTGGCAGGCGCAGCGTTTGGCTGGCTGTTCTTCCGCGAGACACAGAGTTGGAATGCCGCGTTGGCCTTCGGGCTGATCCTGGGCGGTGTCTGGCTTGCGCGGCGGGGCGGACGGGGCCGACAGGGCTGA
- the secA gene encoding preprotein translocase subunit SecA, which produces MLSIARKIFGTVNERKIKPLRARVNRINALEPIMEALSDQSLKGKTAEFRKRLADGASLDSLLEEAFAVVREAAKRTNNMRHFDVQLMGGMILHSGAIAEMRTGEGKTLVATLAAYLNALEGKGVHVITVNDYLARRDGEWMGRIYAALGMSTGIIVHGISDEERKAAYAADITYGTNNEFGFDYLRDNMKYSLDQMAQRGHHFAITDEVDSILIDEARTPLIISGPTDDRSELYIAVDGLIPRLEADDFELDEKQRSVVFTENGTEKIENWLLEMGLLEGSLWEPSNITLVHHSNQALRAHKLYSRDKDYIVKDDQVMLIDEFTGRMMEGRRLSEGLHQAIEAKEKVDIKPENQTLASITFQNYFRLYKKLAGMTGTALTEASEFADIYKLEVVDLPTNKPVLRIDEDDVVYRTAKAKYAEIIKEVRAANAKGQPILLGTASIEKSELISHLLTAQRIPHKVLNARHHEQEAFIVAEAGVPGAVTVATNMAGRGTDIQLGGNFEMRLEQEKTAKEKALGHELSEGEISLLSAQIKADIEVKKKQALDAGGLYVLGTERHESRRIDNQLRGRTGRQGDPGKSKFYISIEDDLMRIFAADRMDAVMRRLGIKEDEGITHPWMNKAMETSQRKIEERNYEIRKNVLKYDDVINDQRKAIFEQRLEFLRSDDVSDVIEDMRDSVIDSLIARTMPEKAYAEQWDIAGLDESLKTDFAIELPVREWAAEEGVANEEIAARVREAVNKQYTDLIGMVGEAQMRRIEKQFLLQVLDLRWREHLQQIDQLRSVIHLRSYGQRDPLNEFKREAFNLFDGLLNELRATVTRSLMHIRVQQAPAQQPATAPPPRPAPVAPPPQQMHETKLDPDTGVNEMDPDDTSTPPGQPLHQAEDDWSNTPRNAACPCGSGKKYKYCHGAIVPQKA; this is translated from the coding sequence ATGCTTTCCATAGCCCGCAAGATTTTCGGAACCGTCAATGAGCGCAAGATCAAGCCGCTCAGGGCCCGTGTAAACCGGATCAACGCGCTTGAGCCGATCATGGAGGCCCTCTCCGATCAGTCGCTGAAGGGCAAAACGGCCGAGTTCCGCAAACGCCTGGCCGACGGCGCCAGCCTCGACAGCCTGCTTGAAGAAGCCTTCGCGGTTGTCCGCGAAGCTGCCAAGCGGACCAACAACATGCGCCACTTCGATGTGCAGTTGATGGGGGGCATGATCCTCCACTCCGGCGCCATCGCCGAAATGCGCACCGGTGAGGGCAAGACCCTTGTCGCCACCCTGGCCGCCTATCTCAACGCCCTCGAGGGCAAAGGCGTGCACGTCATCACCGTCAACGACTATCTCGCCCGCCGCGACGGCGAGTGGATGGGCCGCATTTACGCCGCCCTCGGCATGTCCACCGGCATCATCGTCCACGGCATCAGCGATGAAGAGCGCAAGGCCGCCTACGCTGCCGACATCACCTACGGCACGAACAACGAATTCGGCTTCGATTACCTGCGCGACAACATGAAATACTCGCTGGACCAGATGGCCCAGCGTGGACACCACTTCGCCATTACCGACGAGGTCGACTCGATCCTCATCGACGAAGCGCGCACCCCGCTGATCATCTCCGGCCCGACCGACGACCGCTCGGAGCTCTACATCGCTGTCGACGGCCTGATCCCGCGCCTTGAGGCCGACGATTTCGAACTCGACGAAAAACAGCGCTCGGTCGTGTTCACCGAAAACGGCACCGAGAAGATCGAGAACTGGCTGCTGGAAATGGGCCTGCTCGAAGGCTCGCTCTGGGAACCGTCCAACATCACCCTGGTTCACCATTCAAATCAGGCGCTGCGCGCTCACAAGCTCTACAGCCGCGACAAGGACTACATCGTCAAAGACGACCAGGTGATGCTCATTGACGAGTTCACTGGCCGGATGATGGAAGGCCGCCGCCTCTCCGAAGGCCTCCATCAGGCCATCGAGGCGAAGGAAAAGGTCGACATCAAGCCCGAGAACCAGACGCTCGCCTCGATCACCTTCCAGAACTATTTCCGCCTCTACAAAAAGCTCGCCGGCATGACCGGCACGGCGCTGACCGAAGCGTCCGAGTTTGCAGACATCTACAAGCTGGAAGTCGTTGATCTGCCCACGAACAAACCTGTTCTCCGGATCGACGAGGACGATGTTGTCTACCGTACCGCCAAGGCAAAGTACGCCGAGATCATTAAGGAAGTGCGCGCCGCCAACGCCAAGGGCCAGCCGATCCTGCTGGGCACTGCCTCAATTGAGAAATCCGAACTCATCTCCCACCTGCTCACCGCGCAGCGCATTCCGCACAAGGTGCTGAACGCGCGTCACCACGAGCAGGAAGCCTTCATCGTCGCCGAAGCCGGCGTTCCCGGCGCCGTTACCGTGGCCACCAACATGGCGGGCCGCGGTACTGACATCCAGCTCGGCGGCAACTTCGAAATGCGCCTCGAGCAGGAAAAAACCGCCAAGGAAAAAGCCCTTGGCCACGAACTCTCGGAAGGCGAAATCTCGCTGCTGTCGGCCCAGATCAAGGCCGACATCGAAGTCAAGAAAAAGCAGGCGCTGGACGCCGGCGGCCTGTATGTTCTTGGCACGGAGCGTCACGAAAGCCGCCGGATCGACAACCAGCTGCGTGGCCGCACGGGCCGCCAGGGCGACCCCGGCAAGTCGAAATTCTACATCTCGATCGAAGACGATCTGATGCGTATTTTCGCAGCAGACCGGATGGACGCCGTCATGCGCCGCCTGGGCATCAAGGAAGATGAGGGCATCACCCATCCCTGGATGAACAAGGCGATGGAAACCTCGCAGCGCAAGATCGAGGAACGCAATTACGAGATCCGCAAGAACGTCCTCAAATATGACGACGTGATCAACGATCAGCGGAAGGCCATCTTCGAACAGCGTTTGGAGTTCCTGCGTTCCGACGATGTCTCCGATGTGATCGAAGATATGCGCGACAGCGTGATCGATTCGCTCATTGCCCGCACGATGCCAGAAAAGGCTTATGCCGAGCAGTGGGATATTGCCGGCCTGGATGAGAGCCTGAAAACCGATTTCGCCATCGAGCTTCCCGTCCGCGAATGGGCTGCCGAAGAAGGCGTGGCTAACGAAGAAATCGCCGCGCGCGTTCGCGAAGCTGTCAACAAGCAGTATACTGACCTCATCGGCATGGTGGGCGAAGCCCAGATGCGCCGCATCGAAAAGCAGTTCCTGCTTCAGGTGCTGGACCTGCGCTGGCGCGAACACCTGCAGCAGATCGACCAGCTCCGCTCGGTCATCCACCTGCGCTCCTATGGCCAGCGTGACCCGCTTAACGAGTTCAAGCGCGAAGCCTTCAACCTCTTCGATGGCCTGCTGAACGAACTGCGCGCCACCGTCACCCGCTCGCTGATGCACATCCGCGTGCAACAGGCTCCGGCGCAGCAGCCAGCCACCGCGCCGCCGCCGCGTCCTGCGCCGGTTGCGCCGCCGCCCCAGCAGATGCACGAGACCAAGCTCGATCCCGATACCGGCGTCAACGAGATGGACCCGGACGATACCTCGACCCCGCCCGGCCAGCCACTCCATCAGGCTGAAGACGACTGGTCGAACACGCCGCGCAACGCCGCCTGCCCCTGTGGCTCGGGCAAGAAGTACAAATACTGCCACGGCGCCATCGTCCCCCAGAAAGCCTGA
- a CDS encoding peptidylprolyl isomerase has translation MIRMSADFSVICVSIAALALGACSDSGFRVEQPREVNREVAATVNGEAIYTSDVELEAVARGLVISGAALKVEDEAYKQVLDQLIDQKLMAQEALRRDLDRDPAGVRRLEMARERILGNLLVESVVASQVTDEMIDKMYSEQVRLQQVNDQVSVAHIVTETEEEAEKVWLRIQAGETFESLVFNNSKDSATRMENGDLGYVAPNNLPEPYPVMIANTAVGEVSAPFQAPEGWVILKVKDRRTEPPKTREEMRPEIATFLTLSEVSRVLRRLRTEAVIEQGTGKNYSPASDPAVPGNPLTGDEL, from the coding sequence ATGATCCGGATGAGTGCTGATTTTTCAGTCATTTGCGTTTCGATCGCAGCGCTTGCGCTGGGGGCGTGTTCGGATTCGGGCTTTCGGGTGGAACAGCCCCGGGAGGTGAACCGGGAAGTCGCCGCAACGGTCAATGGTGAGGCAATTTACACCTCGGATGTCGAATTGGAGGCAGTGGCGCGGGGGCTGGTGATCTCCGGCGCGGCGCTGAAGGTCGAGGATGAGGCCTATAAACAGGTGCTCGACCAGCTGATCGACCAGAAGCTGATGGCGCAGGAAGCCCTGCGCCGGGATCTCGACCGCGACCCGGCGGGCGTGCGCCGGCTGGAAATGGCGCGCGAGCGGATCCTCGGAAACCTGCTGGTCGAAAGCGTGGTGGCCTCGCAGGTCACTGACGAGATGATCGACAAGATGTATTCCGAACAGGTGCGCCTGCAGCAGGTGAACGACCAGGTGTCGGTGGCGCATATCGTGACGGAGACCGAGGAAGAGGCCGAGAAGGTCTGGCTGCGCATCCAAGCGGGAGAGACGTTCGAGAGCCTCGTGTTCAACAATTCCAAGGATAGCGCTACCCGAATGGAGAATGGCGACCTTGGCTATGTGGCGCCCAACAACCTGCCTGAGCCTTATCCGGTGATGATCGCCAATACGGCGGTGGGGGAGGTCTCCGCACCGTTCCAGGCGCCTGAAGGTTGGGTCATCCTCAAAGTGAAAGACCGGCGCACTGAGCCGCCCAAGACACGTGAGGAAATGCGCCCCGAAATTGCGACCTTCCTGACACTCAGCGAAGTCAGCCGCGTGCTGCGCCGGCTGCGCACCGAAGCGGTGATCGAGCAGGGGACAGGCAAGAACTACAGCCCGGCAAGCGATCCTGCCGTGCCGGGCAACCCCCTTACCGGAGACGAATTGTGA
- the argJ gene encoding bifunctional glutamate N-acetyltransferase/amino-acid acetyltransferase ArgJ: MNLKPSPFAPATFPKLPDVRGLRAVAGSRGFYARRGIERDDVFLVAFDPGTTCGGVYTRSLTASADVRWCREALEKGGGKAAALVVNSGNSNAFTGPRGVLKNEATLAAMVETLGVAKEECFLAATGVIGEPLADPNYVGAFVPDLALKLDKPDWEKLARAFMTTDTYAKGAGLTVDLAGVPTNFAGIAKGSGMIAPNMATMLAYVFTDAPIAPALLQDILEDITDETFNSITVDGDTSTSDTLMVFATGATGDIPIESREDPRFPAFAHALKTVCLDLAHQIVKDGEGASKFVTIRVEGAVAHLSAKIVAESIANSPLIKTAIAAGDANWGRIVMAVGKAFEPVDTEYLAIWFDDVQVAKDGARAPDYDEAAASAVFAKDEFTIRVDLGVAGMAWTVWTCDLTHGYIDINGAYRT, translated from the coding sequence GTGAACCTGAAACCATCGCCCTTTGCACCGGCAACCTTTCCGAAGCTTCCCGATGTTCGCGGCCTGAGGGCGGTGGCTGGCAGCCGTGGGTTCTATGCGCGCCGGGGTATAGAGCGCGATGACGTGTTCCTGGTGGCGTTCGATCCGGGCACGACTTGTGGCGGGGTGTATACGCGATCGCTGACGGCGTCGGCGGATGTGCGCTGGTGCCGTGAAGCGCTGGAAAAGGGCGGCGGGAAGGCGGCGGCGCTGGTCGTCAATTCCGGCAATTCCAACGCATTCACTGGCCCGAGAGGCGTGCTGAAGAATGAAGCGACGCTGGCAGCCATGGTCGAAACGCTTGGCGTGGCGAAGGAAGAGTGTTTCCTGGCAGCTACCGGTGTGATCGGCGAACCGCTGGCCGATCCCAACTATGTCGGCGCGTTCGTCCCGGACCTTGCCTTGAAGCTGGATAAGCCGGACTGGGAGAAACTCGCCCGCGCCTTCATGACGACGGACACCTATGCCAAGGGCGCCGGGCTGACCGTAGACCTCGCCGGCGTGCCGACGAACTTTGCCGGGATTGCCAAAGGCTCCGGCATGATCGCGCCGAACATGGCGACGATGCTGGCCTATGTGTTCACCGATGCGCCCATCGCGCCAGCGCTGTTGCAAGACATCCTTGAGGACATCACCGACGAGACGTTCAACTCGATCACCGTAGACGGCGACACCTCGACCTCCGATACGCTGATGGTGTTCGCCACCGGCGCGACGGGCGACATTCCGATCGAGAGCCGCGAAGACCCGCGCTTCCCGGCCTTTGCCCATGCGCTGAAGACAGTGTGCCTCGACCTCGCCCATCAGATCGTCAAGGACGGGGAAGGGGCAAGCAAGTTCGTGACCATCCGTGTCGAAGGCGCCGTGGCGCACCTGTCAGCCAAGATCGTGGCGGAATCGATTGCAAACTCGCCGCTCATCAAGACGGCAATTGCTGCGGGTGACGCGAACTGGGGCCGGATCGTCATGGCGGTCGGCAAGGCGTTCGAGCCGGTCGACACCGAATATCTCGCCATCTGGTTTGACGATGTGCAGGTGGCCAAAGATGGCGCGCGCGCACCGGACTATGACGAGGCCGCCGCCAGCGCTGTCTTCGCCAAGGATGAATTCACGATCCGGGTCGACCTCGGCGTGGCGGGCATGGCCTGGACGGTTTGGACCTGCGATCTCACGCATGGATATATCGATATCAACGGTGCCTACCGGACATGA
- the mutT gene encoding 8-oxo-dGTP diphosphatase MutT codes for MSHKLLLVVAAALVDPGGRILLAQRPEGKQLAGLWEFPGGKIDPGETPEAALVRELAEELSITVKEEELKPLTFASFTYPTFHLLMPLYGCESWTGDIHPREGQAIAWVEPEKLREYPAPPADIPLFDWLLEQAEKTKDAPAVPPSAPLEAR; via the coding sequence ATGAGCCACAAGTTGCTTCTGGTCGTTGCGGCCGCGCTGGTTGATCCCGGCGGGCGTATCCTGCTGGCGCAGCGGCCGGAAGGAAAGCAGCTGGCGGGCCTCTGGGAGTTTCCCGGCGGCAAGATTGATCCGGGCGAGACGCCAGAGGCCGCGCTGGTGCGCGAGCTGGCCGAAGAGCTGTCGATTACGGTTAAGGAAGAGGAACTGAAGCCGCTGACATTTGCGAGCTTCACTTACCCCACCTTTCACCTGTTGATGCCATTGTACGGGTGTGAAAGCTGGACCGGGGACATCCACCCGCGTGAAGGCCAGGCAATTGCCTGGGTGGAGCCCGAAAAGCTGCGAGAGTATCCGGCGCCACCGGCAGATATTCCTCTGTTCGACTGGCTTCTGGAGCAAGCGGAAAAGACCAAAGATGCGCCTGCTGTCCCCCCTTCTGCGCCGCTGGAAGCGCGATGA
- a CDS encoding Flp family type IVb pilin, with protein sequence MRLLSPLLRRWKRDDKGSTAVEYGLIAALVVLAVVGGMSSVASANDDVYSTIEDNLVGL encoded by the coding sequence ATGCGCCTGCTGTCCCCCCTTCTGCGCCGCTGGAAGCGCGATGATAAAGGCAGTACCGCTGTCGAATATGGTTTGATCGCCGCGCTGGTGGTGCTGGCTGTGGTCGGGGGCATGAGCTCCGTGGCAAGCGCCAACGACGATGTTTACTCGACAATTGAGGATAATCTGGTCGGCCTCTGA